The DNA segment tattttgtattatatttgtaaatgtcaTCGTTCCAGGTCTGACGATGTTTGCAACTACGCTATGTGATATTTTGGAAACATTTACGGATGCGGATACTGTGATTATGGGCGACGTGACTTATGGTGCTTGCTGCATCGACGACTTCACGGCAGTGGCGCTGGGTGTCGACCTACTTGTACATTATGGTCATTCGTGTCTTATCCCAATAGACCAAACTAGTGAAATTAAGGTACTTTACATATTTGTAGATATTAAGATAGATCCATCACATTTTGTTGAAACTGTTAAATTGAACTTTCCTAAACAAACTCACTTAGCTTTAGTTAGCACAATTCAATTTGTTACGACTTTACATTCTGTTGCTAAGACCCTTAGAACAGAAGACTACATAGTGACAGTGCCACAATGTAAACCACTGTCTCCTGGGGAGATCCTAGGTTGTACTGCTCCTAAACTAAATTCGGATGTTGCTATATATCTAGGCGATGGGAGGTTTCACTTAGAAGCAATTATGATAGCCAACCCTGACATACCTGCATACAAGTATGACCCTTACGAGAAAAAGTTTACTTCAGAGTTGTATGAACATGACTTAATGAGAACTAATAGACAAAGTCATATAAATGTGGCAGAGGGAGCAGGCAGCTTTGGGCTTATACTCGGCACCTTAGGTAGACAAGGAAGTACGAAAGTGTTAGgtaatttagaaaaacaaattagtaaCTCGGACAGAAAATTTGTTAAGATTCTTCTGTCTGAGATTTTTCCTAGCAAATTAGCTTTGTTTGGTCTTGATGCGTATGTTCAAGTAGCATGCCCCAGGCTATCCATTGACTGGGGAACAGCTTTCCCTAAGCCACTCTTAACACCTTATGAATTTTCTGTATCATTAGGTAATAGCAAATGGTTGAAAGATGATGGAACATACCCAATGGATTTTTATTCGAATGACAGTTTAGGGCCTTGGACTCCTAATTATAAGCCTGTGAT comes from the Trichoplusia ni isolate ovarian cell line Hi5 chromosome 18 unlocalized genomic scaffold, tn1 tig00003586_group17, whole genome shotgun sequence genome and includes:
- the LOC113506536 gene encoding 2-(3-amino-3-carboxypropyl)histidine synthase subunit 1-like; this translates as ALPQNYNFEIHKTIWRIRSLGAKRVALQMPEGLTMFATTLCDILETFTDADTVIMGDVTYGACCIDDFTAVALGVDLLVHYGHSCLIPIDQTSEIKVLYIFVDIKIDPSHFVETVKLNFPKQTHLALVSTIQFVTTLHSVAKTLRTEDYIVTVPQCKPLSPGEILGCTAPKLNSDVAIYLGDGRFHLEAIMIANPDIPAYKYDPYEKKFTSELYEHDLMRTNRQSHINVAEGAGSFGLILGTLGRQGSTKVLGNLEKQISNSDRKFVKILLSEIFPSKLALFGLDAYVQVACPRLSIDWGTAFPKPLLTPYEFSVSLGNSKWLKDDGTYPMDFYSNDSLGPWTPNYKPVICSGTDKKCDNCCGGKDK